A single genomic interval of halophilic archaeon DL31 harbors:
- a CDS encoding flagellin domain protein (TIGRFAM: Archaeal flagellin, N-terminal related~KEGG: hbo:Hbor_20870 hypothetical protein) has translation MYYLPMSDGGPSLQADRRSQSSTIGVVLILAITLLGTGLVVGYGTQALSDTERVTTLSMAEHSLTQFDSKVAIVALGGSPVQQIDLGDSKGGTYSADGDAGWIRVVHRNATGNGTDTELYNASLGAVRYRNGDTSVAYQGGGVWRRSGNGSTMLSQPEFNYRGSTLTLPVIRVTNNDSAAGETTALATRAEDSQQVYPNASKSYDDGRSYANPVIQGSVAVTVQSEFYDGWASFFRGRTAGNVSVDHDAQTATVELLTIGATGQFQLSDALDDDGVEARGQSEGHSLDSFTVDVKAEDQGNGFNNHYLSFRSEGGNHRWETIVHVPSGVSCKNGIEDDDTIEAYVFYRNTKTGEQHEWSNQSIPAGSGPIRLECGSDGSTLHVDFTSDQALTYGDTSVGESYYDWSATPVSNVTFDQHMEDDESVTYQSGNETTSRYLSRHYVALLGDSFSLKATSTTGGGGGGAKINYVSSGGVLDYETSGESYITYLHISENDVEIEME, from the coding sequence ATGTACTACCTACCCATGAGTGACGGTGGTCCCTCCCTCCAGGCCGACCGCAGGAGCCAGTCGTCCACCATCGGTGTCGTCCTGATTCTCGCTATCACGCTGCTGGGAACGGGGTTGGTCGTCGGCTACGGAACGCAGGCGCTCAGTGACACCGAACGCGTTACGACGCTGTCGATGGCCGAACACTCGCTCACGCAGTTCGACTCCAAGGTGGCTATCGTCGCCCTCGGCGGGAGCCCCGTCCAGCAGATCGACCTCGGTGACTCCAAGGGTGGGACCTACTCGGCCGACGGTGACGCCGGCTGGATTCGGGTGGTCCATCGAAACGCCACGGGTAACGGCACCGATACGGAGTTGTACAACGCGTCGCTGGGGGCGGTACGCTATCGCAACGGCGATACGAGCGTTGCCTACCAGGGAGGCGGTGTCTGGCGTCGGAGCGGCAACGGAAGCACGATGCTCTCCCAGCCGGAGTTCAACTACCGCGGCAGCACGCTGACACTCCCGGTTATTCGTGTCACCAACAACGACAGCGCGGCGGGCGAAACGACGGCGCTCGCCACGCGAGCCGAGGACTCCCAACAGGTCTATCCCAACGCATCAAAGAGCTACGACGACGGCCGAAGCTACGCCAACCCGGTGATACAGGGTTCGGTCGCCGTCACGGTCCAAAGCGAGTTCTACGACGGGTGGGCCAGCTTCTTCCGCGGGCGAACCGCTGGCAACGTCTCGGTCGACCACGACGCACAGACGGCTACCGTCGAACTGCTCACGATTGGGGCAACTGGTCAGTTCCAGCTCAGTGACGCGCTGGACGACGACGGGGTGGAGGCACGTGGTCAATCTGAGGGCCACAGCCTCGATTCGTTCACCGTGGACGTGAAGGCCGAAGACCAAGGAAACGGGTTCAACAACCATTACCTGAGCTTCCGGAGTGAGGGTGGGAACCATCGGTGGGAGACCATCGTTCACGTGCCAAGCGGGGTCAGCTGTAAAAACGGCATCGAAGACGACGACACAATCGAGGCCTACGTGTTCTATCGCAACACGAAGACAGGGGAGCAACACGAGTGGTCGAACCAGTCTATTCCGGCTGGGAGCGGCCCCATCCGGCTGGAGTGTGGCAGCGACGGCTCGACGTTGCACGTCGATTTTACCTCGGACCAAGCGCTCACCTACGGTGACACGAGCGTCGGGGAGAGCTACTACGACTGGAGTGCGACCCCCGTCTCCAACGTCACCTTCGACCAACACATGGAGGACGATGAGTCCGTGACGTACCAGTCCGGCAACGAAACGACAAGTCGGTATCTGTCCCGGCATTACGTCGCGCTGCTGGGTGACTCGTTCTCGCTGAAGGCGACAAGTACCACAGGGGGCGGCGGTGGTGGGGCAAAAATAAACTACGTGAGTTCGGGCGGCGTCCTGGATTACGAGACCAGTGGGGAGTCGTACATCACCTATCTCCACATCTCGGAGAACGACGTGGAAATCGAGATGGAGTAA
- a CDS encoding hypothetical protein (KEGG: hbo:Hbor_20860 hypothetical protein), translating into MRNTPRWSGTDRGVSTTLGYSITLAITAILIGGLLIAGGGLVDDQRDRIAQEELSVSVEQLASGLNDGDRLAQSTDGGVIGVRIWLPDRVAGGAYTLEVTNESSPADQPARASIAASAQGANAVATVTIRTGVPVANRTIIGGPLVVTYRDADGDGQRELVVNESRGLAS; encoded by the coding sequence ATGCGTAACACCCCTCGCTGGAGCGGTACAGACCGTGGCGTCTCGACGACACTGGGCTACTCAATCACGTTGGCGATAACGGCTATCCTCATCGGCGGACTGCTCATCGCGGGTGGTGGGCTTGTCGACGATCAGCGCGACCGAATCGCCCAGGAGGAGCTTTCTGTCTCCGTCGAACAGTTGGCCTCCGGACTGAACGATGGCGACAGGCTCGCCCAGAGCACCGACGGCGGCGTCATTGGCGTCCGGATCTGGCTCCCCGACCGAGTTGCAGGGGGTGCCTACACGCTCGAAGTCACGAACGAGTCCTCACCCGCGGACCAGCCCGCCCGAGCGTCCATCGCCGCCTCGGCCCAGGGCGCCAATGCCGTGGCGACGGTCACGATACGGACGGGTGTTCCCGTCGCCAACCGAACGATCATTGGCGGGCCGCTGGTGGTCACGTACCGCGATGCGGACGGTGATGGCCAGCGCGAACTCGTGGTGAACGAATCTCGGGGGCTGGCGTCGTGA
- a CDS encoding hypothetical protein (KEGG: hut:Huta_0179 hypothetical protein), which translates to MRERIQQVLRRAKFAAFGGAIGGAIGGIIGRNAASTAAGVGAMVGATLAEKVAPADSFRARLSRDSTADAE; encoded by the coding sequence ATGCGAGAACGCATTCAACAGGTCCTGCGGCGTGCAAAGTTCGCCGCTTTCGGTGGCGCCATCGGCGGCGCCATCGGCGGCATCATCGGTCGAAACGCAGCGAGTACCGCCGCCGGCGTCGGCGCCATGGTCGGCGCGACACTCGCCGAAAAGGTCGCGCCTGCTGACTCCTTCCGGGCGCGACTGAGCCGAGACAGCACTGCCGACGCAGAGTAA
- a CDS encoding Amidase (KEGG: nmg:Nmag_0670 amidase~PFAM: Amidase): MSDGTKLDVCEATVSELHNAMSAGDCTAGDLVNRYLARIDRYDSELNAVLTLNPDARERAAALDEAFETDGLTGPLHGIPLLLKDNHDTRDMPTTAGSAALAGCTPEEDAFVVTQLREAGAILLGKANLQELSFGVDSISSIGGAVRNAYDTDRRPSGSSGGTAAAVAANLATLGTGSDTCSSVRSPPAFNDLVGLRPSRGLVSSTGIAPLCATQDTVGPIARTVEDAARLLDVLVGYDPEDPVTATGVDAVPQDGYRSHLDPTGLEGARIGVARELFGLSPGSEADQAAAAAVTAVVDDAIAAFEDAGATVVDPVEIVDREFLDSARVLGFEFKRDIDAYLSGRPEVPYDSLAELVETDTIAPSVEQRIHDADILGTDVSSLRENADYLDKLERRREIRIDTQARMVEQELDALLYPPSTVPPVEIPAHQPFEEMRCELAAHTGMPAITLPAGFTEDGLPVGVELLGRKFAEPRLLELGYAFEQATENRHEPSAFGALD, from the coding sequence ATGAGCGATGGCACAAAACTCGACGTATGTGAAGCGACCGTCTCCGAGCTGCACAACGCGATGTCGGCCGGTGACTGTACCGCTGGCGACCTCGTTAATCGCTATCTCGCCCGTATTGACCGATACGACAGCGAACTCAACGCCGTGCTGACGCTGAATCCCGATGCGCGCGAACGCGCGGCAGCGCTGGACGAGGCGTTCGAAACCGACGGCCTCACTGGACCGCTTCACGGCATCCCACTCCTACTGAAGGATAACCACGACACACGCGACATGCCCACAACGGCGGGCTCGGCCGCGCTCGCTGGCTGTACGCCCGAGGAAGACGCCTTCGTGGTCACGCAACTCCGTGAGGCGGGAGCGATACTGCTCGGCAAAGCCAACCTCCAGGAGCTCTCCTTCGGCGTCGACTCCATCAGCTCCATCGGCGGCGCCGTCCGCAACGCCTACGATACTGACCGACGGCCATCTGGCTCTAGCGGGGGCACTGCCGCAGCCGTCGCCGCCAACCTCGCCACACTGGGGACAGGCTCTGATACCTGTTCCTCGGTTCGCTCGCCACCCGCATTCAACGATCTGGTCGGGCTCCGACCGAGCCGCGGGCTCGTGAGTTCGACTGGGATCGCCCCACTCTGTGCGACGCAGGACACCGTGGGTCCCATCGCCCGAACCGTCGAGGACGCCGCCCGACTCCTGGACGTACTCGTCGGCTACGACCCCGAGGACCCCGTGACTGCCACCGGCGTCGACGCAGTCCCCCAGGACGGCTACCGCTCGCATCTCGACCCTACTGGCCTCGAAGGCGCTCGCATCGGCGTTGCGCGGGAGCTGTTCGGGCTCTCACCGGGGAGCGAAGCAGACCAAGCAGCCGCGGCAGCGGTGACTGCTGTCGTCGACGACGCCATCGCGGCGTTCGAGGACGCTGGTGCGACTGTGGTCGACCCGGTGGAGATTGTCGACCGGGAGTTTCTTGACTCCGCGCGCGTTCTCGGCTTCGAGTTCAAGCGCGACATCGACGCGTATCTCTCTGGCCGGCCAGAGGTTCCCTATGACAGCCTGGCGGAGCTGGTCGAAACCGACACCATCGCCCCCAGCGTCGAACAGCGTATTCACGACGCCGACATCCTGGGGACGGACGTTTCGAGCCTCCGAGAGAACGCCGACTACCTCGACAAACTCGAACGTCGCCGAGAAATCCGCATCGACACACAGGCCCGAATGGTCGAACAGGAGCTGGATGCGTTGCTCTACCCGCCGTCGACGGTGCCGCCAGTCGAGATCCCTGCCCACCAACCCTTCGAGGAGATGCGGTGTGAGCTCGCCGCCCACACCGGAATGCCCGCGATTACGCTCCCCGCAGGATTCACCGAAGATGGACTTCCGGTCGGCGTCGAGCTTCTCGGTCGAAAGTTTGCGGAGCCGCGACTCCTAGAGTTGGGGTATGCCTTCGAACAGGCGACTGAGAACCGCCACGAGCCATCCGCATTCGGCGCGCTCGACTGA
- a CDS encoding Ribokinase (KEGG: hwa:HQ1474A ribokinase~PFAM: Carbohydrate/purine kinase), giving the protein MTRVVSLGSINVDRVRKVRTDRLADLEVRYDWFPGPGETVTVEELPVGFAGDIDRHLHGGKGANQAIAARSAGAEATLLGTVGPDHEAFGVLEALREAGVGADQVGMVEAPTGTAEVFVDPDGENRIVVQKGANDEVDAGYIDTQYDRILAADVLLIQNEGPVEPVAELLDRLEVESDRPTIVLDPAPPRGVEPLLHRPAVDYVTPNDNEYRALGDALDSFGGTVIHKRGSDPISVEGGETIAEASPPAVDPIDTTGAGDVLNGFLGARLAAGDGFPEALELAVVAASLSTTTPGARGGIPTLDAVRAFTQDGGTEE; this is encoded by the coding sequence GTGACCAGGGTCGTCAGTCTCGGGAGCATCAACGTCGACCGCGTCCGCAAGGTGAGAACCGACCGCCTCGCCGACCTCGAGGTCCGCTACGACTGGTTCCCTGGCCCGGGCGAGACCGTCACTGTCGAGGAACTCCCCGTCGGGTTCGCCGGCGACATCGACCGTCACCTCCACGGCGGGAAGGGCGCGAATCAGGCCATCGCTGCCCGCTCAGCTGGTGCCGAGGCCACCCTGCTCGGTACGGTCGGGCCCGACCACGAGGCGTTCGGCGTGCTCGAGGCGCTTCGGGAGGCTGGCGTCGGCGCCGACCAGGTCGGGATGGTCGAGGCGCCGACTGGAACCGCTGAGGTGTTCGTCGACCCCGACGGGGAGAACCGTATCGTCGTCCAGAAGGGAGCCAACGACGAGGTCGATGCCGGCTACATCGACACGCAGTACGACCGGATTCTCGCCGCGGACGTACTACTAATCCAGAACGAGGGACCGGTCGAACCGGTCGCCGAACTGCTGGACCGGCTCGAGGTGGAGTCCGACCGACCGACCATCGTTCTCGACCCCGCGCCCCCACGCGGCGTGGAACCGCTTCTGCACCGGCCCGCTGTCGACTACGTCACCCCGAACGACAACGAGTACCGGGCCCTCGGCGACGCGCTCGATTCGTTTGGCGGGACAGTCATCCACAAGCGCGGCAGCGACCCCATCTCCGTCGAGGGAGGTGAGACGATTGCGGAAGCCAGCCCGCCGGCAGTCGATCCAATCGACACAACCGGGGCTGGCGACGTGCTCAACGGGTTTCTTGGAGCCAGGCTTGCCGCCGGCGATGGCTTCCCGGAGGCACTGGAGCTGGCTGTCGTCGCCGCCTCGCTCTCGACGACGACGCCCGGTGCCCGTGGCGGAATCCCGACCCTCGATGCAGTCCGGGCGTTCACACAGGACGGTGGGACAGAGGAGTAA